The Deltaproteobacteria bacterium genome includes a window with the following:
- a CDS encoding ABC transporter ATP-binding protein, whose protein sequence is MTGMAKVARILKRTLQLLAAHRRTLFLAGGADLWATAVVLALSAESVVLLSGGRAPDFQNIFSLILLLTLLITVRWGQAMARNRLEHGIAADLREQAISEFLDQPRGSGTGAGELVQKLLRDGERAASAIASIPRAFVASPLLVAGLSGFLIWHGAAVLAAGALLMALPATALAWAIGGLLARRARLRSESEAHLASLFGEAARGAELLHAVPGGDAVLKALAKRSRELELRSAPVAGYGVLATGIGEALRLAALVGALWILPGEGLSREQMGLIPALWFLLGAMTGFFSAGIGLAPGLEALSRLPEPSLREPETFSRTWKSPPQIEFAGLVAGYRQDRPVFKNVSAVIGPGSWTAVTGPSGSGKTTLVRVLTGLLAGFRGDLQVDGIPLNQITPASRRRLFVLLTQEPIVLGLTLRENFRLSAPEVSDEDIRAALVQVGLDGRVGAIDLDKELDPSAFSGGEKERMAFARLLVSDSPVAILDEPGVFLDRENEDRVVSLLKELKGKKTLITITHNPRLLNLADQVIELEDGISRLRFNREAGDVVELRWNP, encoded by the coding sequence ATGACGGGCATGGCAAAGGTAGCCCGTATCCTGAAACGAACGCTACAGTTGCTGGCAGCACACCGCCGGACGCTATTTCTTGCCGGAGGAGCGGATCTGTGGGCAACGGCCGTTGTGCTGGCTTTAAGTGCTGAGTCGGTTGTGCTGCTCTCAGGTGGCAGGGCTCCGGATTTTCAGAATATATTTTCGCTCATACTGCTCCTCACGCTGCTCATAACTGTCCGATGGGGGCAGGCGATGGCTCGCAACCGCCTTGAGCATGGTATCGCTGCAGACCTCAGGGAGCAGGCCATCTCCGAGTTTCTGGATCAACCCCGTGGTAGCGGAACAGGGGCTGGCGAGCTGGTACAAAAACTGCTTCGCGATGGCGAACGTGCGGCTTCGGCGATTGCATCAATCCCGCGGGCATTCGTCGCTTCACCGTTGCTTGTCGCCGGCTTGAGTGGCTTTCTCATCTGGCATGGGGCAGCCGTATTGGCTGCGGGAGCATTGCTAATGGCACTCCCCGCAACCGCACTGGCGTGGGCTATTGGTGGATTATTGGCTCGCCGTGCACGCCTTCGAAGTGAAAGCGAGGCACATCTTGCATCTTTGTTTGGCGAAGCCGCCCGTGGGGCGGAACTTCTTCATGCTGTGCCGGGTGGTGACGCCGTACTGAAGGCACTGGCGAAAAGATCCCGTGAACTCGAGCTACGTTCCGCACCGGTGGCTGGCTATGGCGTGCTTGCTACAGGCATTGGTGAGGCATTGCGCCTCGCCGCTCTGGTTGGAGCCTTATGGATACTTCCCGGTGAGGGTCTCAGCCGGGAGCAGATGGGCCTGATTCCGGCGCTTTGGTTCCTGCTTGGTGCAATGACCGGGTTTTTCTCGGCCGGTATCGGACTTGCGCCGGGGCTAGAAGCACTTTCTCGATTGCCAGAACCGAGCCTGCGGGAACCGGAAACCTTTAGTAGGACATGGAAATCACCGCCCCAGATTGAATTTGCAGGGCTTGTCGCCGGTTACCGGCAGGACCGGCCAGTTTTTAAAAACGTATCGGCTGTAATCGGACCAGGCTCATGGACTGCCGTCACAGGTCCGTCAGGTAGTGGGAAAACGACGCTGGTGCGGGTATTGACGGGTCTTTTGGCAGGTTTCCGTGGCGACCTGCAGGTCGACGGAATCCCGCTGAATCAGATTACTCCTGCCTCGCGTCGGCGCTTGTTCGTGCTGCTCACACAAGAGCCAATAGTGCTGGGGCTCACCCTGCGGGAGAATTTCCGGCTTTCCGCTCCCGAAGTTTCCGACGAAGACATTCGTGCAGCTCTTGTTCAGGTAGGTCTGGACGGCCGGGTAGGGGCAATTGATCTCGACAAGGAACTGGATCCATCCGCCTTTTCCGGCGGCGAGAAAGAGCGGATGGCATTTGCCCGGTTGCTCGTATCAGATTCCCCGGTAGCGATTCTTGATGAGCCCGGTGTGTTTCTGGACCGTGAGAACGAAGATCGAGTGGTATCACTTCTCAAGGAACTCAAGGGGAAGAAAACGCTCATTACCATTACCCACAATCCGCGCCTGCTGAATCTCGCCGATCAGGTAATTGAATTGGAAGACGGCATTTCCCGCTTGCGGTTCAACCGGGAGGCAGGTGACGTTGTGGAACTGAGATGGAACCCATAA
- a CDS encoding VCBS repeat-containing protein: protein MTRTTATVCAVMLLLAVNAGAQPELKALSAVTGSQTDEGITLESSVLTAPGEVRNFAVADLDGDGLDDVIASYSVKDERKPAVEKRLALFLNSKEGFQPVPARTWAVPSHVAAYDVGRFRSGSKIPQLVYFSADGIELVEFHKGEPSAPVRVYEGPSWLLTTDRKNLTRLELLIDVNSDGVNELLLPLGRQSLLLRLAAMAEMAEVAATLALPLKAEIETWAEGVFMFKRIETTSGITTYRLPQIRLGELNGDGKSDIFTLYDDRALVFVQKPDGSFGEKPVEFDFELYTWDDIDRRSKPATIFRIEAADLNADGLTDIVVSRTDQTSLKNLDLLHRTRVYYNRNGKFAPGKPDFSVDLPFWIEMPLIVDVNGDGRLDIAFLFVKFNLWTIVKAIAASSISPQLWVYLQNPDGTFPAKRSDSGSVSKGYQLDRLDSGLGLKPVFADFNGDGWNDMLTNSGVDRYSVLASRSEKGKIFTSGDEAQFRKLKGSYDITLADFENDGRPDVAVRFESMPDHWNEILVLRNRTPRKDRN, encoded by the coding sequence ATGACCAGAACTACCGCAACGGTGTGTGCCGTGATGTTATTGCTCGCCGTGAATGCGGGGGCCCAGCCGGAGCTGAAGGCACTATCTGCAGTGACCGGAAGCCAGACAGACGAAGGTATCACGCTGGAATCAAGCGTTCTTACGGCACCAGGCGAAGTGCGGAATTTCGCCGTGGCTGATCTGGATGGCGATGGGCTTGACGATGTTATCGCCTCTTACAGCGTGAAAGACGAAAGGAAACCGGCTGTCGAAAAGCGGCTTGCTCTTTTCCTGAATTCAAAGGAAGGCTTTCAGCCTGTTCCAGCGCGCACCTGGGCGGTACCCAGTCATGTGGCGGCTTATGATGTGGGCAGGTTCCGGTCGGGCTCGAAAATCCCCCAGCTCGTTTATTTCTCGGCCGACGGCATTGAGCTGGTAGAATTCCACAAGGGTGAGCCCTCTGCACCAGTCAGAGTGTACGAAGGGCCGTCGTGGCTTTTGACCACCGACCGGAAGAACCTGACCCGGCTGGAGCTGCTCATTGATGTCAACAGCGACGGTGTGAATGAGCTTTTGCTTCCACTCGGACGCCAGTCGCTTCTGCTCCGGCTTGCAGCGATGGCGGAAATGGCAGAGGTGGCGGCGACGCTTGCGCTGCCGCTCAAGGCCGAAATCGAGACATGGGCAGAGGGCGTGTTCATGTTCAAGCGGATCGAAACCACGTCGGGAATTACAACCTACCGGCTACCCCAGATTCGTCTGGGCGAACTGAATGGGGACGGGAAGTCTGATATTTTTACCCTTTATGACGACCGGGCGCTGGTATTCGTTCAGAAACCGGACGGCAGTTTTGGCGAAAAACCGGTCGAATTCGACTTCGAACTGTACACTTGGGATGATATTGACCGTCGCAGCAAGCCCGCAACGATTTTCCGGATTGAGGCGGCCGATCTGAACGCCGATGGTTTGACCGACATTGTGGTTTCCCGCACCGACCAGACGAGCCTGAAGAATCTCGACCTGCTTCACCGGACCCGTGTCTACTACAACCGGAACGGAAAATTTGCGCCCGGCAAACCGGACTTTTCGGTTGACCTGCCGTTCTGGATAGAGATGCCACTGATCGTGGACGTGAACGGGGATGGACGGCTCGACATCGCGTTCCTGTTCGTCAAGTTCAACCTGTGGACCATTGTGAAGGCCATTGCCGCCAGTTCCATCAGTCCCCAGCTCTGGGTTTACCTGCAGAATCCTGACGGAACATTTCCGGCGAAAAGGAGCGATAGCGGGAGCGTTTCGAAGGGCTACCAGCTCGACCGTCTCGATTCAGGGTTGGGACTGAAACCCGTGTTCGCCGATTTTAACGGGGACGGATGGAACGACATGCTTACAAACTCCGGTGTGGACCGTTATTCGGTGCTGGCTTCACGATCGGAGAAAGGAAAGATATTCACTTCCGGTGATGAAGCACAGTTCAGAAAGCTGAAGGGAAGCTATGATATTACCCTTGCCGATTTCGAGAATGACGGCCGTCCGGACGTGGCTGTCCGGTTCGAAAGCATGCCAGACCACTGGAACGAAATATTGGTGCTGCGAAACCGGACGCCCCGGAAAGACCGTAACTGA
- a CDS encoding CBS domain-containing protein, with translation MDRSALREKIKELEPKTPVTVPMDASIGRVIGIMQERKFGAVLVVDGHNKLAGIFTERDVLNKVVGHNVNLEQSKVSQLMTPNPAALSMDHSIAFAMNKMSVGGYRHVPIVDTDHRPVGIVSVKDVVNFIVEHYPQEILNLPPEPGAAFRSQHGG, from the coding sequence ATGGATCGCAGCGCACTTCGGGAGAAAATCAAGGAACTGGAACCCAAAACACCCGTCACGGTTCCGATGGATGCATCCATCGGACGGGTGATCGGCATCATGCAGGAACGCAAGTTTGGAGCCGTTCTGGTAGTGGATGGTCATAACAAGCTGGCTGGCATCTTTACCGAGCGGGATGTGCTCAACAAGGTTGTTGGCCACAATGTTAACCTGGAGCAGTCCAAGGTCAGCCAGCTGATGACGCCAAACCCGGCCGCACTTTCAATGGACCACTCAATAGCTTTTGCAATGAACAAGATGTCAGTGGGAGGTTACCGGCACGTTCCGATCGTCGATACCGACCACCGCCCAGTAGGTATTGTGTCGGTCAAAGATGTGGTAAATTTTATCGTTGAACATTATCCCCAGGAAATCCTGAACCTGCCGCCAGAACCGGGAGCCGCGTTTCGTAGTCAGCACGGCGGCTGA
- a CDS encoding radical SAM protein encodes MGSTGTISFSDRMKALAKWADLKMNPRPKHVNLEVTKKCNARCTFCFYWQTKDETVLDSYAAIVRKFDPIIVTISGGEPTLRQDLPQLVRGMKDAVDFVYISMVNNGSLLTKEKAKELHAAGLNQINFSLDFPDERHDVYRGMKGNFDRIVGLVRDIQDIGFDRINFNTFIMRDNLHDVVDIAKLAYDLRIGASYSCYSSLKTDKDEYMIPPDEITDVHRVVNELVNLKHKYGHIRNSDYYLLNIPDYFVRGAKDGCRAGKDWVHVTAEGYIQPCSELPIKAHYTEFTESTITENDICDKCWFACRGESQAPLNLARIGEVVRKPAYELPFESSLDLA; translated from the coding sequence ATGGGATCGACAGGAACCATATCGTTCAGCGACCGGATGAAGGCTCTCGCCAAATGGGCGGACCTCAAGATGAACCCTCGCCCCAAGCATGTGAATCTTGAGGTGACAAAGAAGTGTAACGCCCGCTGCACCTTCTGTTTTTACTGGCAAACGAAAGACGAGACAGTACTGGATAGCTACGCCGCCATCGTCAGAAAGTTTGATCCGATCATTGTCACGATTTCGGGTGGAGAGCCGACTCTCAGGCAGGACCTGCCGCAACTGGTCCGGGGCATGAAGGATGCCGTGGATTTCGTTTACATATCAATGGTGAATAACGGCTCCTTGCTGACGAAAGAAAAAGCGAAAGAGCTTCACGCTGCTGGCCTGAATCAGATCAATTTCTCGCTCGATTTTCCAGACGAACGGCATGATGTTTATCGTGGCATGAAAGGAAACTTCGATCGGATCGTTGGCCTCGTCAGGGATATTCAGGATATCGGCTTTGACCGCATCAATTTCAACACCTTCATCATGCGTGACAACCTGCACGATGTCGTCGATATCGCCAAGCTGGCTTACGACCTCCGGATTGGTGCAAGTTATTCATGCTATTCGTCCCTGAAAACAGACAAGGACGAATACATGATACCGCCGGATGAAATCACTGATGTCCATCGCGTAGTGAACGAACTTGTCAATCTCAAGCACAAATACGGCCATATCCGGAATTCGGATTACTATCTTCTCAACATTCCGGATTACTTTGTCCGGGGCGCCAAGGATGGCTGCCGGGCCGGCAAGGACTGGGTGCATGTGACTGCCGAAGGCTACATCCAGCCCTGCTCGGAATTGCCGATCAAGGCCCACTACACCGAATTCACCGAAAGCACGATTACCGAGAACGACATCTGTGACAAGTGCTGGTTTGCCTGCCGTGGCGAGAGCCAGGCCCCGCTCAATCTTGCCCGGATTGGTGAAGTAGTCCGAAAGCCCGCCTACGAGCTGCCGTTCGAGAGTTCGCTGGACCTCGCCTGA
- a CDS encoding enoyl-CoA hydratase/isomerase family protein: MSYENILFETAGPIGRLTVNRPKLLNALNRRTLSEIADCAKAAAQDRSLRALIVTGAGEKAFVAGADISEMTDFPREAALEFSRDGHRAMDAIAAIPFPVIAQVNGFALGGGLELALACDVIFAADTAKLGLPEVTLGLLPGFGGTQRLSRRVGPGKARELTYSGEHIPATEALRIHLVDRVYPAAELGDACTKWAELVATRGPCGIALAKEAIETGSGLTLADGLRIEQHLFSTAFTTQDMREGTQAFLAKRKADFKGN; this comes from the coding sequence ATGAGCTACGAAAATATCCTCTTCGAAACAGCCGGGCCCATTGGCAGGCTCACCGTGAACCGGCCGAAATTACTGAACGCACTGAATCGGCGTACCCTCTCCGAAATCGCCGACTGTGCAAAAGCAGCCGCCCAAGACCGGTCACTCCGGGCACTGATCGTCACCGGTGCAGGTGAGAAAGCATTTGTCGCCGGAGCAGATATTTCCGAGATGACCGATTTTCCCCGGGAGGCGGCACTCGAATTTTCCCGTGACGGGCACCGGGCAATGGATGCCATAGCGGCAATCCCTTTTCCGGTCATCGCCCAGGTAAACGGCTTCGCACTCGGGGGCGGCCTGGAACTGGCTCTAGCCTGTGACGTCATTTTTGCTGCCGACACGGCAAAGCTGGGGTTACCGGAAGTGACACTTGGCCTGCTGCCGGGCTTTGGCGGAACGCAGCGGCTTTCCCGCCGGGTTGGGCCAGGGAAAGCCCGTGAACTCACCTATTCCGGTGAACACATACCAGCCACCGAAGCGCTTCGGATACATCTTGTAGATCGCGTGTATCCGGCAGCCGAACTCGGCGATGCCTGTACAAAATGGGCAGAACTGGTTGCCACGCGTGGACCTTGTGGAATTGCCCTGGCCAAGGAGGCAATCGAGACCGGTTCCGGGCTCACACTGGCAGATGGCCTGAGGATCGAACAGCACCTGTTTTCAACTGCTTTCACCACACAGGACATGCGCGAAGGAACACAAGCCTTCCTCGCCAAGCGCAAGGCCGATTTCAAAGGGAACTGA
- a CDS encoding GNAT family N-acetyltransferase, translated as MASYRVRPYDPDRDIDACARVQVSAFGHNHWPFWRKAHSRLARDFVAFMGGLGNLNLVAEEMESGRVSGFVFAASPLDSRSLLNASGKIIKLLGFGMIGLPGWKSIAFRHARRFISAMSRLMREHPSYDPHTEILEFAVHEEAQGKGVGRMLMNSAVRELARRGAKQIVLMTDSTMSWRFYERYGYKRVRDVDFGNAYELATGSLSEHGYSYELDIPDKMNALQREGRAA; from the coding sequence ATGGCCAGCTACCGCGTACGTCCCTATGATCCGGACCGCGATATAGACGCTTGCGCCCGGGTGCAGGTGTCGGCCTTCGGTCACAACCACTGGCCCTTCTGGCGAAAGGCGCACTCTCGGCTTGCCCGGGATTTTGTGGCCTTTATGGGCGGGCTTGGAAACCTGAACCTCGTTGCCGAGGAGATGGAATCTGGCCGCGTGTCAGGCTTTGTGTTTGCCGCCTCCCCCCTAGATAGCCGCTCGCTCCTGAATGCTTCTGGCAAGATTATAAAACTGCTCGGATTTGGAATGATCGGGCTTCCCGGCTGGAAGAGCATCGCTTTCCGCCATGCCCGGCGGTTCATTTCGGCAATGTCCAGGCTGATGCGTGAGCATCCTTCATATGATCCACACACGGAAATACTGGAATTTGCGGTTCATGAGGAGGCACAGGGCAAAGGTGTGGGCCGCATGCTGATGAATTCGGCCGTAAGAGAACTCGCTCGGCGGGGGGCAAAACAGATCGTCCTAATGACTGACTCAACGATGAGCTGGCGGTTTTACGAACGCTATGGGTACAAACGGGTGCGCGACGTGGATTTTGGGAACGCCTATGAACTTGCCACCGGCTCACTCTCGGAGCATGGTTACTCCTATGAACTGGATATTCCAGACAAAATGAACGCCTTGCAGCGCGAGGGCCGAGCAGCCTAG
- a CDS encoding alkaline phosphatase family protein yields MTQRIPSDEAPRRAIFFLADGARPDAMEALARAGRLPAIRELMFEKGSSDPAVSVFPSTTGPAYLPFVTGCYPGTCNLPGIRWFDRKNYSTQRLSMQRTRSYVGAGAALLIGDLDKNVKTMFEMIPRSLNIYNHVNRGIPRSRQRGNGSGIAMIIAHLTENYDPVTRIVMNGLKRSLVEDFEFLFVAFPGIDGAGHNSDPFSEWTLKEYETIDRAVEMTYEILNRYGLWETTDFVISADHGMTATHSHFDLDRFVSKLGHRNYYYPVGYRYWSNATAASMVSGNSMANLYFAHPKGGWDRKPIFEELANGMFGGVVDKLLDAPAVDLVAGPDAEGVRVRSRRGEAWVRAVEDGRILYHVTHGSDPFGYTTHPRECTADESLAVTYQSEYPDAPVQLLQFFRSQRAGDLVVSATNGHDLRVRFEYPEHKASHGGFAREHMMVPFLSNRKLNGGPRRTVDYAPTALSFLGREVPAGIDGRMIESRE; encoded by the coding sequence TTGACGCAACGCATACCATCTGATGAAGCCCCCAGACGGGCTATCTTCTTTCTGGCCGACGGTGCCCGGCCGGATGCCATGGAAGCGCTCGCCCGGGCCGGACGGCTCCCTGCCATCCGCGAACTGATGTTCGAGAAGGGTTCGTCCGACCCCGCCGTATCCGTCTTTCCCTCGACGACGGGCCCCGCGTATCTGCCTTTCGTTACAGGCTGTTACCCCGGAACCTGCAACCTGCCGGGAATCCGCTGGTTCGACCGCAAGAACTACAGCACCCAAAGGCTGAGCATGCAGCGGACCCGAAGTTATGTGGGCGCGGGAGCCGCGCTTCTCATCGGCGATCTGGACAAGAACGTCAAAACGATGTTCGAGATGATCCCGCGGTCGCTCAACATCTACAATCACGTGAACCGGGGCATTCCACGCTCACGCCAGCGCGGGAACGGGTCGGGCATCGCCATGATTATCGCCCACCTGACGGAAAACTATGATCCCGTCACACGGATCGTCATGAATGGCCTTAAACGCTCTCTGGTGGAGGATTTCGAATTCCTGTTTGTGGCATTTCCCGGCATTGATGGCGCCGGCCATAACTCCGATCCGTTTTCCGAGTGGACACTGAAGGAGTATGAAACCATCGATCGCGCGGTCGAAATGACCTATGAGATCCTAAACCGCTACGGACTGTGGGAAACGACCGACTTCGTGATTTCAGCCGACCACGGCATGACTGCCACTCACTCACACTTTGACCTGGACCGTTTCGTTTCCAAGCTCGGCCACCGCAACTACTACTACCCGGTCGGTTACCGCTACTGGTCAAACGCCACGGCAGCTTCGATGGTATCGGGCAATTCCATGGCAAATCTCTATTTTGCACATCCCAAGGGTGGCTGGGACCGGAAACCCATTTTCGAGGAACTCGCAAACGGTATGTTCGGCGGTGTGGTGGACAAGTTGCTCGACGCGCCAGCGGTAGACCTTGTGGCTGGCCCAGATGCCGAAGGGGTCCGCGTCCGGAGTCGCCGCGGCGAGGCGTGGGTACGGGCCGTGGAAGACGGCAGGATACTCTACCATGTGACGCATGGTTCCGATCCATTTGGCTATACCACGCATCCCCGCGAGTGCACCGCCGACGAGAGCCTTGCGGTGACATACCAAAGCGAATACCCGGATGCGCCGGTCCAGCTCCTCCAGTTCTTCCGGTCACAGCGGGCCGGCGATCTGGTTGTGTCCGCCACCAACGGCCATGACCTCAGGGTGCGATTCGAATACCCCGAACACAAGGCAAGTCATGGCGGTTTTGCTCGTGAGCACATGATGGTTCCATTTTTATCGAACCGGAAACTGAACGGCGGGCCCCGGCGAACCGTGGACTACGCCCCAACAGCGCTCAGCTTCCTGGGTCGAGAGGTTCCGGCCGGCATTGATGGGCGTATGATTGAAAGTCGCGAATAA
- a CDS encoding MBL fold metallo-hydrolase — MDMEIRTLEIEGRKTAFKPEQTNNIYLLVRGRQAVLVDGCYDHEQARMLIAEELRGLTLTDILVTHFHPDHAESAARIRRETGATLWAHPYEVNVGPFVKKDEIDRELSDGLIIETGAGIPVRAVGTPGHTMGHTCFLLEERGVLFTGDHVIGEGTSWVGPPHGSIAEYMRSLEKLRGLDLKEIRGGHGPLVSDPQAKVTEYYDHRMMRERQILDVLKDSPASIAELVERIYGNTIGERIRPLAAQVMKGHLDKLDAEGAVRAEGTGRWSRT; from the coding sequence ATGGATATGGAAATCCGAACATTGGAGATCGAGGGCCGAAAGACCGCTTTCAAGCCAGAGCAAACCAATAACATTTATCTGCTGGTCCGGGGCAGGCAGGCAGTTCTGGTTGATGGCTGTTATGATCATGAGCAGGCACGGATGCTGATTGCGGAGGAGCTTCGCGGGCTCACGCTGACCGATATTCTTGTTACTCATTTTCATCCGGATCATGCCGAATCGGCCGCCCGTATCCGCCGTGAAACCGGTGCAACGCTGTGGGCACATCCATATGAAGTGAATGTCGGTCCATTCGTGAAGAAAGATGAAATAGACCGGGAGCTTTCCGATGGCCTGATTATAGAAACCGGTGCAGGGATTCCTGTGCGCGCTGTAGGAACACCAGGGCATACAATGGGACACACCTGCTTTTTGCTGGAGGAACGGGGTGTCCTGTTTACTGGCGATCATGTGATCGGTGAGGGGACGTCCTGGGTCGGTCCGCCGCACGGTTCAATTGCAGAATACATGCGGTCGCTGGAAAAACTCCGTGGACTGGACCTGAAAGAGATCCGAGGAGGCCACGGGCCGCTCGTGTCCGATCCGCAAGCCAAAGTGACGGAATATTACGACCATCGAATGATGCGAGAAAGACAGATACTGGATGTACTGAAAGACAGCCCCGCATCAATAGCAGAACTGGTTGAGCGCATTTATGGGAATACTATCGGAGAGAGGATAAGGCCCCTGGCTGCTCAGGTCATGAAGGGCCATCTGGACAAGCTGGACGCAGAGGGTGCTGTCCGGGCTGAAGGAACTGGCCGCTGGAGCCGGACATGA
- a CDS encoding nitroreductase family protein: MPASLTTPEISDLHYEGSWNNFETVTRRRRSVRKFSDRSISEKDMNDILDMGLIAPNSSNLQPFEFYWVRSPEKKQKLVEACFKQNAAKTAKELVVCVARWDQWNDCRKEYVEWLRQEQGIPKPVMIYYERLAQTMYNQGPLSIYGAVRNITLTATGLFRPVPRAPVSDTDMRVWAVKSTALACENIMLAAVAKGFDSCPMEGMDAVRVGKLVGLSGDKWDIPMVLGFGYRSEKGLWGRQWRRERSKLVREI; this comes from the coding sequence ATGCCCGCATCTCTGACTACGCCTGAGATTTCGGATCTGCACTACGAGGGATCCTGGAATAACTTCGAGACCGTTACCCGGCGTCGGCGTAGCGTCCGGAAGTTCTCCGACCGGTCCATTTCTGAAAAGGACATGAACGACATTCTTGATATGGGGCTTATCGCACCGAACAGCTCGAATCTGCAGCCGTTTGAATTTTACTGGGTCCGGTCTCCCGAGAAGAAGCAGAAACTGGTTGAAGCCTGCTTCAAGCAGAATGCGGCAAAGACAGCTAAAGAGCTGGTTGTTTGCGTGGCCCGCTGGGATCAGTGGAATGACTGCCGAAAGGAGTATGTTGAGTGGCTCCGCCAGGAACAGGGAATTCCTAAACCGGTAATGATTTATTACGAGCGGCTCGCTCAAACGATGTACAATCAGGGGCCTCTTAGCATTTACGGCGCAGTTCGTAATATTACGCTGACGGCTACCGGGTTGTTCCGTCCGGTTCCCCGTGCTCCGGTGTCTGATACCGACATGCGGGTTTGGGCAGTGAAGAGTACCGCCCTTGCATGCGAGAATATCATGCTCGCGGCCGTCGCCAAGGGATTTGATTCCTGCCCGATGGAAGGGATGGATGCGGTACGTGTTGGCAAGCTGGTAGGGCTATCCGGTGACAAGTGGGATATCCCGATGGTCCTTGGTTTCGGTTACCGGTCAGAAAAGGGACTTTGGGGCCGTCAGTGGCGACGTGAGCGAAGTAAACTGGTAAGGGAAATCTAG
- a CDS encoding DUF393 domain-containing protein, with protein MVESFHKQRWTVIYDGTCGFCTDSVRRIRRMDQQGVFDYVPYQAKDLEARFPGIDRAACENEMFVVMPSGEIRGGPRGVAEILRACGWRVTPALMDAPGMSWFARRVYNVIAANRKSIGGTCELPEEWRA; from the coding sequence ATGGTGGAGTCTTTTCACAAGCAACGCTGGACCGTGATCTATGACGGCACTTGCGGTTTTTGTACCGATTCAGTCCGCCGTATCCGGCGGATGGACCAGCAGGGCGTTTTTGACTACGTGCCCTACCAGGCCAAGGATCTGGAAGCGCGTTTTCCCGGCATCGACCGTGCTGCCTGCGAAAACGAAATGTTTGTCGTGATGCCATCAGGGGAAATCCGTGGGGGGCCACGTGGGGTTGCGGAGATTCTGAGGGCCTGTGGCTGGCGCGTTACGCCAGCACTGATGGACGCGCCGGGAATGAGCTGGTTCGCCCGGCGGGTCTACAACGTTATTGCCGCCAACAGGAAGTCTATCGGCGGCACCTGTGAACTACCCGAAGAATGGCGTGCCTGA
- a CDS encoding transcriptional repressor: MDAEVKLTSAGIQPSAQRLAVASFVLFTDTHPSAEQVWEKAQKILPMISRATVYNTLNLFVKKGILKELVLAEGRSVYDPKTGPHHHFIDESTGSIHDIPWESLDVRHVDELTGFDICEYQVVLKGRRHRSWKK; the protein is encoded by the coding sequence ATGGATGCAGAGGTCAAGCTTACCAGCGCCGGTATCCAGCCCTCTGCTCAACGGCTGGCCGTGGCATCGTTCGTCCTGTTTACGGACACCCATCCTTCTGCCGAACAGGTCTGGGAAAAAGCCCAAAAAATACTCCCCATGATCTCCCGGGCGACTGTCTACAACACGCTCAACCTGTTTGTGAAGAAGGGGATTCTCAAGGAACTTGTGCTGGCCGAAGGGAGATCGGTTTACGATCCCAAAACCGGCCCTCATCACCATTTCATCGACGAAAGCACCGGCAGTATTCACGATATCCCGTGGGAGTCACTGGATGTGAGACATGTCGATGAATTGACCGGTTTCGATATTTGTGAATACCAGGTGGTACTGAAGGGCCGGCGCCACCGAAGCTGGAAGAAATAG